AACTCTTAATTtatgtctttgtctgtctctgtagtTTTGACCATTAACTTTTGTTCCTTTTCCCCTAGGCCTTGCTACAGCTCAACCCATACCATATTGATTCCTTGCTGCAGTTCTCTGATGTCTGCCGAATGCAGGAGGATCAGGAGATGGCCAGGGACTTCATTGGTGAGTATCATGGGCtcttgaattatttttttcagtatatGTTTACAAATCCATAAATGacaatgtaaaaatgtgtttctatcGGTTTTGAATAATGTATAAATAGTCAAAAACTGAGATGTCTCATTTCAAAAAGTATCCAGAACCTTAATTGAGGTTTTTGTAGAAGCTCCTTCGGCAGCAATTGGAGATTTGAGTTTTCTTTGATAAGCCGGTACAGGCTTTGCAGACTTAGATTTGCCAGTTTATCCCAGTTCTCAGGTTCTGTCACTTAAATCGTATGCCTGTGAACTTCATGTTTCTCCACAGATGGGATTTAAGTCAAGGCTTTGGCTGGACCCTTCAAGGACACTCAGACACTTGTCTTAAAGCAACTTCAACATTGTCTTGATTGCATGCTGCATAAATTCTGCAAACCTTTAAGGTGTTGTTATGTGTACATAGAGATTAGTTTAAATCTGTATCTTTAGAATTAACAGAGAAATCATCTAAAAACTCTAAagtttaaatttaatattatatcCATACACATCTAAAAATGTGAGCCATTCTTGTAACTGATAGTGGTGCTGTGGGTATTCTTATGTGTTAGTTTGATAAGTATATTGCTACAGAATAATACCTTTTAATCAGTATTTAAAATTGATGTAACATACAAAAGTGCTAAAGCCAAATTAGTGATGACTGGGTAATtcctattttaatttaatttattagtGCTTTAGTGGTCAAGCTCAATGTACTTTTGTAAAGTGCAAATCAACAAAACTGCTATTGTTAGAAATTCAAAGTTTGTGCAAAGCTCAATAATAGGTCCATTATCACAGGTCTTCCTGTCAACTTTAATAGTTCATGTAGAAGACCAAAGGGATACTTTAACAatgagtgtttgtgttctgtcttGGCTAATTTAATAATATGCCAATGTTTGAATTGAAGTAGgtgtatgtttttcatttctagttttttttctgacacaGTCCAACACCTGCAATGTTTTAGCTATTTTCCACTGCACGCCATAAATGATGCTATACGCAGCATGCGGTTACCTTCGTCAAAGCGTTACTTTTTTTGGTGTTGTGGATAGATATGAATAAAAAACCTGAttatttgtctcatttttaGGGAGGGCGTTGTACAGTTTTGAGTGTGCTGTTCATCCTTTATTCAGTCTGACATCTGGGACCAGCAGACTTGATTATCTGAGACCAGAAAACAGGTTgggtctttctctttttctgttttttgagtTGGAACtcaaattattattgttttgtaacAACAGTTGTGTTATAAGGACTTAATTGTTGTGTTATAAGGATTTAAGGCAAAATGCAAATTTATAATTCAGTATTCTCGGTTTGCAGGGCATTTTATCTTGCTCTTTATAAGCACATGATGTTCCTGGAGAAGCGAGGATGCCCACGGACAGCTTTGGAGTACTGCAAACTGATCCTGAGGTACAATTGCTAAAGCTCTTTGAAAGACGAGCTATAGAGTTAATGAGAAACAGTGCAATATTTGTAGCACATTTTAAAACGCTGTGTATGTTAACCAATAACTTTTACCTTAGTTTCAGTTATTAGTGTACATTCTTAGTTTCTGCTTGGTTCTCATTATCTCTAACCGGCACCCTCTGTCTATAAAATGAATGAAGGTGTCAGATTGTACAGCTCTTTCTCCTTGTTATGCCTTTAGTTTCTTTGTTTGACATCACATTGAACAGTATTACATATGATCACATGGCTAGCTACTAAACAAAAAGAACTTTTATTTCACtgaataaacaaccagagagcaGACATCAGATGATGAAGAAGATATTCCTAAGATAATTAGCTTTATATTCCACCAGGGGTAATGCTGTACAGGCACAATGGGATGTCAGAACATCACATTTCATCCATTACATGACAAGGTTATAGTGTGGTGAGTTTATCTACTGATCAATGTATACAATTTTAATAAGGCAACATAATAAATCTTACTACCAGTTTCTAATGTGTGTTATATTATTGTTGatggggtgtttttttttaagacattaaaatgtgtttccacTTTTATTATACTATATAATGGTGTAAATGTAAGATAATGAGGTAAAATGGTGAATTAATTGACCTTGGTAGTAAAGTCCAATCAACAGTCAGTGTAGataatttaaatgtcattacaaGACACCAGAAAAGCCATACCTGTTGCAGATGGCATTTACGTAACACCTTATAACCTTACACACTACTGTCCTCAGTCTGTGATAGCTTGAGCTTGAAGGCCATAAAAAATGACAGTTGCTTCTCTCCAGCCAGCAGTGACAACATCACCATTTGCTTAAAATGGCACTGTGATCGATAAAATCTTAAAAAGCAGTATTTGAAGAAATATCTTACATGCAGGCTGCTTAACAATATCAGCCTACTGTTGTTTTTCCCTTGATATATCATTGTGCATGCTCACACCATATTAAATACATTGTGCTGGACATCAAAGAAAACCAGAGCTGTTTGGTCACTCCATGTTCACTTCAGTTGGTTAGTGGCCCAAGCTTCAAAAGTTATGCTTAAAGGAAATAGAGCAGTAATGATGATATGTGTTTTCTGATATGTTTTTTAATTCTCCCGAAAGTGGAACTATTAGAATTTAAGCTGAATGTCTGTTATAATCACAAGTGCATTATGAAGACTGAGCAATGCTTCAGAAAGGTGGAGAGATGTTTTATGTTCCATCCTCAAGTGTCTGTTGAGACTGTTTGATTCagatgtgtctttttgtttgaaGCTCTGGTGCTTGTAATAATTATTTACTTGTGGCCTTATTTTCAGTTTGGACCCAGACTCTGACCCACTCTGCATGCTTCTGATCATTGATTTCTTGATGCTGCGTTCCAGAGAGTATGAGTCTTTACTCCAGTTGTATCAGGACTGGGAGGTAAAGTGTGCTATcatgtgcatatttttaaatgtgatttttaagtTAAAGTTTGAAGTCAGCGTTTCAGTCGGACACAgaattgtcttgtttttgtcttataGGAGCACAGAAATTTGTTCCAGCTTCCGAACTTTGCTTTCTCCACTGCGCTTTGCTATTTTCATCTCAGTCAGCAGGAAGATATGGACCCTGAGGAAAGTCACAAGCAAAGATGCAAAGCTGACCAGATGCTGCAGAACGCCCTCATCATGTTCCCTGGAGGTTAGACAGTCAAAACAGCACCACCCTATGAATAGTTTAAACTAATTGCCCTTCAGTCACTTTTTCACATGATTTATGGTGTGACTAAACTGACTTCTTTGACATAATAGGGGTTTCTTGCCGTTCACATTAAGGAAGCTGTAAATGTGCATTATCATGTACTTGTGTTgctgtaaatatgttttctgcaGTCTTGATGCCTCTACTGGATCTGTGCAGTGTGCAGCCAGATGCTACAGTCACCTCACATGCCTTCTTTGGCCCAAAGAGTCAGATAATGTATATAGACcctttgttttctgcattatCCTGCATTTATTACCAGGGCAATAGACCCTACTGATATAATATAGTATTATATAATGTATCAGTCATTGTTTTATAGCCATTAACCATAAGAAATGCAGTGTTATTGTTATACATCTTCTCCTGgcctttatttttgtctttattttgtatagatttgttttctttctactCTAACTTTAGTCGGCTTACTTTCTGTGTCTCTAGGCAGCCACCAGCCCTGACTGAACTGACAGCTCTGTATGTGGGGAGGACTTACAACCTGTGGAGGGAGGCACCAGTAATGCTTTGGTTGGAAGAATCTGTGAAAGAGGTGCTGCGTCGAGTGGATGCTAAAGACCCTATAGTGGATGATTGCCAAGACAAGTAAGAGCTCTGTGATAATTTTCCATTCTCAACAGCATTCATTAATGACAGACATAACTTTAATGCTGGTAAATGAAGCGATCATGCCATGCTGCAAACTGGGTCAAACactgtacttgagtatttaaataaatgttgaagCCTTCACCTTCATACCCTGTTGTAGGAGACAGCAGAGGTACCGCAGTGCACCAAGGAACATCCATCGCCACGTCCTCCTCTCTGAAATCAAGGAAGCCACCTCAAGTCTGCCTCTAGTAAGAGATGATCAGCAACCACAATTTAACACAATAGCTTGTGCAGTGCCCTTAATTCACTCACCGGTAAATACTACCTATGTTCTCAGCATCCTCAGGGATTTAAAAATTTCACTATTAATTGTGAATCTTCAGCAAATCAATTTcctaatatatatttttccttcACTCTCTGAAGTCCTAGTCTGAGGTTGTCTTTATACAATTTAAATGACTGTATTCTCCAGTGCCTTTAGTTTATAAATACATAACACTTTTTATAATTTCTGAGGATCAGAATTGAGATACCCATACTAAAAATTCACAttaaccattttttttctttttttttttctgtatatgaAACCATTTGATTGATCACGGTGTCAGATTTGTTAtggaaaaaaaacctttttagcTGATAAATTAGTTTCATTTTAAGTGTAGTTGCTCCATACACAAAACACTGCTGCTGGACTTCTTAAAACTTCTGAAAATTGATTGGCTGGGACTTTGCAGATTTTTTGGGCTTTGAATCATAACTATAGTCACACAGGGAAATATCCCAAAGGAAGGCCAGGAAGAAGCTTAATGTAATACTGTATGCTACCAATACTGACTCACTAAGACCTTCAGACAGTCATGTAATCTGTGTTACACAGAGGATTGTCACAGTCTCCACTGAGTATATTGGCCAGTGATTCCAAATCTGGCTTTGAAAGTGGTTCAAGAGAAAATCAACAGAATCCTGATCACCTCGGGAGAATTCATGTTTCTTCAGAACTCTCTGTGGAAAAAACTATTATGTTGCTTCTCTATTTGATATCCTCAGGAGGTGACCACTCAGCCTATGATGAGCTTTGACCCTCTGCCACCACTGGACTCAGTAATATCATATACGCGACCAGAGAGGTAATGCAGTGCCCCCATATCTATTGTACAGTCAAAAATGACATTAATATCTTGGTCTACAAACAAACAtaatcaaatgtgtgtttgtgtctctgcatATAGGCAGCATACTGGTGCATCTACTGAGAGTACATTAGCACTATTTTTCCGGTCTCTGATGCCAAACTTCAACCTTCAGGTGAGTTGTGTAGATTAGGCATGATAGGgcttaaaaataaattgattgGGGATaactctgtttttaaaaaaaaaaaaaaatccataaagtAAATGCACCATAACTGATTTAGAATGTTACAATGTGCTTTAGAGCTTTAATTATCATTTGTGAATTTGAGCATGTCCCTCTGTAACCTGAAGAATAAAGGGTTATGATGTCATCTGAAAACGAATACTGGTATGGCCAAATATCAAATTACAGAAAATCATTGTAGGACATAAATAGACTGCATAGTGTGCATAAAAGGATATCATGTCATAAATAGCTATAAGCCTTACATTCAAATAAAAGATAATTGTCTCTGAAATTGTGTGAGTTCAGGGTCAGAGATGTGTTCACTCAGAACTGACCTGCTCCACAGGAAATCAGCGGATACAAATTGTCTCCTTGATACTCTGATTTCCTGTCAGAGTCGTCTGTTTTTAAGGAGCTTCCTGTTCAACCCATATGGCAGGACCCTCCAGGGCTGGAGGATGGATCTGGGAGCCATCCTTGACTGATGGAATATTTCTTCCACATACTCATGATGGTTACCCTAAAGGGATGACAACTAAAAAGTCTTAAAGAAGGGATTTAACCTCATTCTGTCCACCATTCATTTTATGTCAGTGAAGAACAAAACATTACTCATGAAGCACAAAATAAACAGGTTTCCCTTAAAGCACAATTATTATGGAATAATATGTCAATTTTGAACGTTGCcttcagttaaaaaaacaatcttTCTAGTCAGTCTAGTGTTGAGCACATTCCATTTTTCTGTCACATGAACTACTGCTGCAATAGCCGGCCTTCTTTGTGAGAGCTGAATTATCAGATGCAAAACTGCTATGCTATGCGGCCGATATTgcatttggaaatatttttttttaaaaagaaaattgagcGTACAGGACGCAAGCAGCAGCGTCTACCCACAGGGATTCATGTAAGGGACCACCGTTCTGGTCTGTCATTTCAACAGCAACATATGAGTGTTTGCTTTTTCCTCTAATTTGCTCCACATTATTTGCCCCTTACACCTTGTTCCCTCAAAATGGACCGTAGTTTGTCTGAGGTCATGTGAAGCAGGACAGTGAGATGTAGAGTTTTTCTTATCCCTGTAATTAACTCTTATAGTACTTGGGGTAGTAGTACTATAAGTAACAGTAGTATTGCTGGTATTTGACTAAGATTTGATATGATATACAGTGTATTCACACCCCcttcatatttttctgttttttatgttgcagcttgatacaattgtttaaataatttttttctcattaatctacactcagcacACATAatcacaaagtgaaaacagaattttacaaatgtctgtaaatttctCCAGTCGGGGCTTTGGCTAGGCCACACAAGGgcattcacagagttgtccctaagccactcctgtgttgtcttggctgtgtgcttaaGGTTGTTATCATGTTGGAAGTTGAACCCTCAGCCCAGTCTGAGCTCCTGAGCAAtggaactttgtcccatctccataaaggatctctggagctcagtcagtcACCATTGGGTTCTGGGTCACCTCTTTTACTAAGGCCTTTCTCCCACTTGCTCAGTTTCGCCACAcgaccagctcttggaagagtcctgattGCGCCTAAGCTAATTTTCACACTTAGAATGTATCTGAGTACTTATGTcaatgtgatattttagtttttcgtttttaataaatttacagacatttctaaaattctgttttcactttgtcatgatggggtactgagtgtagattgaggaaaaaaaatgtaaacaattttATCaagctgcaacataacaaaattgcaCCGTATATTGTATGCCAGGCACACTCAAACATCTTGCGGGTGAGCTCTACATCTTAATGTTAATGGATGGGCCCAAAGCATGCTTCCATCAGGACAGTTCCATCCATCCTAATCATGTTATGCATTTACAGAGAGGAAACGATACAATATAGATAAGGGAAATATAGTTAAGACTAGGGACGCTACTGAGTTCTTCAGTTTTATTGTAAAGATATGATTACGTGTCTAGAAGGCAACGTGACTTTATTAGATATCACAGGACACCTGCGGCACTAACCGTAAAGTCAGGGTGTAAGAAAGTGATACAGGCAGTGATGTTGAATCTTTCAGTTTGACACATGCCAAGATTGAAATCATTTTGATTCAGGACCTTTGTACTCTGTATCCATTAATGTCTGTCTTGGTTAGGGTGGACTGAGGCAGGAGGATGATGGCGAAGTGGCTCGAGCTGGTCAGGAGCTGAACCAGGAAGTAAATCGTCTGTTGGTGGCCATGAGAGACATGCTGGCAAACATCAGGTTTCAAGAGCCACCAAGAGAGGACCACCCctacagagatgaagaggaatgGGACTGACAGAGGGATGAGTGAAGTGGTATAAAGAGGAATAatagacacattttaaaatacaaatgaccTTAAAAACATGATAATATTTAATGACGTGTATAATAATTAAGAGAGGAGATCGGTAACTGaatagtattttttaaatttgtacaaTGTCAGAAGTGAAAGTAAGAGATGGTGGTGGGACTTCAGAATCAGAAAACATGTTTAGTTAATCCTGTCATGCCACTAAAATTGCCAGtgtttaattataataatgaaacattttacattttcaacaacTCATTGTCACTTGAACTGTACCTTCACATAAAGGGTGCTTCTCTCACTATAATTTCTGCCTTTGTGAGAATTTTTCATTTACCCAAGCAGCAAATATTTTCACGCCAGGTGGTGATTTTGGATCACACTCACCATTTTTGCTTGGGAACACCTAAACACACCTTTTCATTATGTCACAGAATCAGAAATTTTAATTATCATTACCTGAGATCACAGACCCTGTCGCTTAAAACCCATTGATGGGAAATCAGTTAAGCACATTGAAGTCAGCATTAATTAACTTTCAGCATCTTAAAATTGCAAACCTGAATACTGAAGCCTAATTAGTTCTGGGTAACTCACTTGTAGCTTTTCTGGATTGTGCAAAATATGTAATGGTTTCCTTTGGCACCAGTAAATCTGTTTTTTCCCAAAATAATACTGTATGGACCTGATTTGTATTGGCTTTAAAGGTGGGAATTCAGTAGATTCCACAGCTTATTTTAGCTTTTAACTGTCTTTGTCGAAAACGGTCTATAGTTCATTGATGTCCTGCTACTGAGATACACACGTTAAGAgaaattgtctttatttttgctgtaatcCTAATCATCTTGTACAAATATTACTGTGATGTACACAAATTTTAAGTAACTAAAAGGAGCAACATATCAACAGGAGGAAAGAAACACTTAAGGCTAAACAGGCAGATGAATCAGATTATTTTAgtattaaaaacaatgaattatttataattaccacaaaatattttactggAAAATGACAGTCTGAAGATCTCACACGCTTTCTTggactgtgttgttttcttgctCTGTTACAATATGTTCCCTCACTCTTGCTCTGTTTGGTACTGATTTTAGTTTGACATAACAGTATTTGATAATTTGTGGCTCACTCCACCCAATAATACAGTACAGAGAATTGGCTAGATTTTTTCAGTAGTCTGCTGTTTCCCATCAAGTTATATCCAGTGCAAGAGAATGGCAGATATTCTCTAAATTTGGCCTAAATTGATGTTAATATTTCCCTTGTGCTTTCTGTCAGATACTGGTAACCTCACTCGATGATGGCTGATTCGGTGCAGTTAAAACGACTTgtatttaggtttttgtttttttttttcatttttattttatttgataaaGGATGCTAAGATGCATCAGCCTGATGATGCATAAAGCccttatacagtgggtacggaaagtattcagacccctttaaatttttcactctttgtgtcattacagccatttgccaaaatcaaaaaagttcattttatttctcattaatgtacactcagcaccccatcttgacagaaaaaaacagaaatgtagaaatttttgcaaatttattaaaaaagaaaaactgaaatatcacatggtcataagtattcagaccctttgcagtgacactcatatttaactcacatgctgcccatttcttctgatcctccttgagatggttctgctccttcattggagtccagctgtgtttaattaaactgattggacttgattaggaaaggcacacacctgtctatataagaccttacagctcacagtgcatgtcagagcaaatgagaatcatgaggttgaaggaactgcccaaggagctcagagacagaattgtggcaaggcacagatctggccaaggttacaaaagaaattctgcagcactcaaggttcctaagagctcagtggcctccataatcctcaaatggaaaaagtttgggacgaccagaactcttcctagacctggccgtccagccaaactgagcaatcgtgggagaagagccttggtgagagaggtaaagaagaacccaaagatcactgtggctgagctccagagatgcagtagggagatgggagaaagttccacaaagtcaactatcactgcagccctccaccagtcggggctttatggcagagtggcccgacggaagcctctcctcagtgcaagacacatgaaagcccgcatagagtttgccaaaaaacacatgaaggactcccagactatgagaaataagattctctggtctgatgagaccaagattgaactttttggcgttaattctaagcggtatgtgtggagaaaaccaggcactgctcatcacctgtccaatacaatccctacagtgaaacatggtggtgggagcatcatgttgtgggggtgtttttcagctgcagggacaggacgactggttgcaattgaaggaaagatgaatgtggccaagtacagagatatcctggaagaaaacctcttccagagtgctcaggacctcagactgggccaaaggttcacctttcaacaggacaatgaccctaagcacacagctaaaataacaaagtagTGGCTTCGGatctgtgaccgttcttgactggcccagccagagccctgacctaaacccaattgagcatctctggagagacctggaaatggctgtccaccaacgttcaccatccaacctgacagaactggagaggatctgcaaggaagaatggcagaggatcctcaaatccaggtgtgaaaaagttgttgcatcattcccaagaagactcatggctgtactagctcaaaagggtgcttctactcaatactgagcacagggtctgaatacttatgaccatgtgatatttcagtttttcttttttaataaatttgcaaaaatttctacatttctgtttttttctgtcaagatggggtgctgagtgtacattaatgagaaataaaatgaacttttttgattttggcaaatggctgcaatgacacaaagagtgaaaaatttaaaggggtctgaatactttccgtacccactgtaaggTTTGTGTCTGGCAAATGAAGAATCTGTCTCATGATGTGCATATTTTGACTTCTTGTCAAACCTCAGAGAGATGTTTTAAGAATACCAGTTGCAGCTCTCTTTTTAGCCTCAATCagagcatttgtttttgtccataTATTAAAACAAGAGCCAACATAAGGGCTTCTCAGGAACACACAGAACATAAACTCTGGAGACACTGGGGAAGAAAGTACATCTACACATACGGTAGCTGTCCATAGTGAGCCACATGATCTGTGTGGATGTGCTTGATGCTCAAATGATGTCATTGTTCCTAGTTTACCTAGAGCTATGGTTGTGGTTGTGAGAACGTTTCATGTGATCTGTCAGCAGTATAGAAAGGCttttacatctgtgtgtgtgtgtctgtgtgtgtgggtgtgtggtggtggtggtgggggtcaTCTATTGACTGTCAGATGTGAATCCAATATTAACACACTACGGTAAAATTACTCACTGCTGTGTATTTAATTAAAACGTGGACAGGTAGTGGATTTTCAATTTTAATGTAATATCCTTGATTGCTGCTccaaaaactgaactgaaactcTACAGGCAGTAATTTCTG
The Mastacembelus armatus chromosome 3, fMasArm1.2, whole genome shotgun sequence DNA segment above includes these coding regions:
- the tcf25 gene encoding ribosome quality control complex subunit TCF25, yielding MSTRALRRLRGKQRGQEALDLGDLSVGDSPEEQAEAEEEQLDTANVSPPSNRKSNNRKAKKNKAQKNFSNIYELICDADNETEELSPDEKAEKNQISGLDENDNSDIVQPGQKQQQTSTESLSADRVKKKKKKKKIKAASENVQGAVPDGNTDLLWDNLEQSNGLSLQNADCRGCDRRSVLYVEHRNLNPETELKRYFGARAVLGDQRPRQRNRQFHRSTWMTSPKDSWPRFSRPGISMTLLQSKDGIHYFTFEHSRDYQQIQFKFLDAVESMDPNNIVALLQLNPYHIDSLLQFSDVCRMQEDQEMARDFIGRALYSFECAVHPLFSLTSGTSRLDYLRPENRAFYLALYKHMMFLEKRGCPRTALEYCKLILSLDPDSDPLCMLLIIDFLMLRSREYESLLQLYQDWEEHRNLFQLPNFAFSTALCYFHLSQQEDMDPEESHKQRCKADQMLQNALIMFPGVLMPLLDLCSVQPDATVTSHAFFGPKSQIMQPPALTELTALYVGRTYNLWREAPVMLWLEESVKEVLRRVDAKDPIVDDCQDKRQQRYRSAPRNIHRHVLLSEIKEATSSLPLEVTTQPMMSFDPLPPLDSVISYTRPERQHTGASTESTLALFFRSLMPNFNLQGGLRQEDDGEVARAGQELNQEVNRLLVAMRDMLANIRFQEPPREDHPYRDEEEWD